The genomic window GGCGACCAAATAGAATCGCCGTTGATTTTATGCCAATTTTTAAATCGTCGTCGCGGTCAACCATCGCATACATAGTATCGTAAGCTACCGTCCATAATAAGTTAGCGCTAAAAAGTAGCCAAGCAACTGTGGGGATTTCACCCATACCTTCGGCAAACGCCATAATCATCCCCCAGCTAAACGCTGCACCTAATACCACTTGGGGTAACTGGGTATAGCGTTTCATAAAAGGGTAACTTGCTGCCAGTAACACCGCAATCACTGACAATTGAATGGTGAACCAACTTAAGGTTAAAACTAAGCCAAGCGCGATGCCAATCAACAACCCAAATAACGATAACGCATCGTTTGGCGTTAATATACCGGTAACTAATGGCCTATGCTGGGTACGTTTTACTTGTCCGTCTACTTTACGATCTGCCCAGTCATTAATCACACACCCTGCGCTGCGCATAACAAAAACACCTAAGGTAAATACAGCTAGCCAATGTAAGGGTGGAAAACCATCGCCCGCTATCCATAACGCCCAATATGTTGGCCATAATAGCAAGTAGGTACCGATCGGCTTGTCGGCGCGAGTAATTGTTACAATGCCTTGCCACTTATCTGCAAAAGAATTTGTCATATATTATCCTGAAGATTTGTTATTTCTTTTTTATTTATCATAATTGATCAGTTTGATCAGTTTGATCAGTTTGATTAGTTTGATTAGTGTGATAAGCGAAGGCATTCGGTAAAAAAATTTCAGCAACTAATAAAGGTTTATCATGCAGCATAAACGTTGAACGCCGTCCCCAGAGCTCAGTTTTAACCGGTAATTTAAGATGTCGCGCTAGTGCTGATACGGTAGTGGTTGGAGAAAAAGACGAGATTTCAATGCATTTACGGGTTAACTCTTTTTTGCTAAACAGCACCTGTCCTAACGATTGATTACCTAAGTGTGCTAACTGCTGCTCTTCACCGGTTAAGCTTTTTAAAGGCAGTAAACTGCGGGCAAAGACTTGTGGCACATTGTCGCAATATAATATCACCTCACGTACTAACACTTGTTCACCTACATTAATGTCTGCCGTTGCTTCTTCTCTTGTGCAAGGCTGAATTTTTTGCCCTAAGACTTCAACACGAAAATGTTGGCAACATTGACTTAATCGAGCAGTCAACGAGCTTGGGTCGAGTAACCAACTTAATAGCGTTTCATTAAGCGATACTCCTAAAGGAGACTGCCATGCTGTATCGATAGTAATGGGAAATAATGGATGCGACTGGGTCATAACAACTAATTAATAACTATTTTATTAAACAATAACCTGCATATCATATCAGTATTGTTTAATTTATGCCGCTGGTAATTTGGTACACCTTGCCGACCAAATTCAAGTGGTGATTTCAAAGGTAGACGAGCTCGCATCAATAGGCCACACGAAATAAGTTAGCCTATCAAATGGGTTATCCTTGAGGGGGTTTTAGCGCTTAGTGTTATAAAAATAAATAAAGCGAACAAATTTGCTAATAAAAGCTAATGATTCATTGTAATATAGTCGATAGTCTTTTCAATTCTCCAGTTAAATAGAGCGGCAAAATGAAAAATACCTTATTAATATTAGCGACATTATTGTCGTTCTCTTTTCCTTTATCTTCAGCAAAAGCGGCGGACTATGCTTACTTTGGTTTTGAACCCGCTATTATCACTAACTATGTAGCGGTAAAAAAGAAACTCGGCTATGTTCGTCTCACCGTTGAATTGATGATTGAAGATTCGGCAAATTATGAAACGGTTGAGCATCATGCACCGTTATTACGCGATGCTATTATTGCTATTATTGGTCAGCAACCTGAAGCAAAAGTAAAATCGATTAATGGTCGCCACGAAATCCAGCGTTTATGTGAAGAAAAAGTGAAGAGTCTTTTGACACAAGAAACAGGTCAACCGCTAATTAAAAAATTGTTATTTACGCAGTGGTTAGACAACTAACAGTAAATTAAAAGATCCCCGTAGGTTGGTAAAACTCAACCTACGGTTTTTTAATAAAGACCTAATGCCTTTTCATCAATAACACCTTGACTGCTGCTAACAAGCAGCCACTAACAAACAGCCGCTGACTAAGCCTAATCTGAATAAGCGCGCAGTATTT from Colwellia sp. PAMC 20917 includes these protein-coding regions:
- a CDS encoding chorismate--pyruvate lyase family protein; translated protein: MTQSHPLFPITIDTAWQSPLGVSLNETLLSWLLDPSSLTARLSQCCQHFRVEVLGQKIQPCTREEATADINVGEQVLVREVILYCDNVPQVFARSLLPLKSLTGEEQQLAHLGNQSLGQVLFSKKELTRKCIEISSFSPTTTVSALARHLKLPVKTELWGRRSTFMLHDKPLLVAEIFLPNAFAYHTNQTNQTDQTDQTDQL
- a CDS encoding flagellar basal body-associated protein FliL, producing MKNTLLILATLLSFSFPLSSAKAADYAYFGFEPAIITNYVAVKKKLGYVRLTVELMIEDSANYETVEHHAPLLRDAIIAIIGQQPEAKVKSINGRHEIQRLCEEKVKSLLTQETGQPLIKKLLFTQWLDN
- the ubiA gene encoding 4-hydroxybenzoate octaprenyltransferase, which produces MTNSFADKWQGIVTITRADKPIGTYLLLWPTYWALWIAGDGFPPLHWLAVFTLGVFVMRSAGCVINDWADRKVDGQVKRTQHRPLVTGILTPNDALSLFGLLIGIALGLVLTLSWFTIQLSVIAVLLAASYPFMKRYTQLPQVVLGAAFSWGMIMAFAEGMGEIPTVAWLLFSANLLWTVAYDTMYAMVDRDDDLKIGIKSTAILFGRHDKRIILFLQLATLALLMSVGEMLAFGWPYQLSIVVAAGFFCYQQILIVNRERDKCFQAFLNNHFVGLVIFIGISIEYL